A genome region from Anopheles stephensi strain Indian chromosome 2, UCI_ANSTEP_V1.0, whole genome shotgun sequence includes the following:
- the LOC118507220 gene encoding peroxisomal (S)-2-hydroxy-acid oxidase GLO1, protein MALVSVRDYEQRAHEIIPRNALDYYRSGAGDELSLHLNRTGFDRLRIRPRMLQGGSTRDLTCTVFGERFALPIAISPTAMQRMAHPEGEVANAKAAASRQVLFTLSTISTSSIEEVAAATPNAPKWFQLYIYRDRQLTEGLVRRAEKAGFRAIVLTVDAPLFGLRRADMRNKFSLPPHLTMANFVGKAANIRSQGGSGINEYIAEQLDPTLSWEDVKWLLGFTKLPVIVKGILTREDAIIAADLGVQGIFVSNHGARQLDSVPASIEALPEIVAAVGDRVEIFLDGGITQGTDVFKALALGARMVFFGRPALWGLAVNGQAGVEHVLDILRNELDLTMALAGCKTLADITKDYVVHENYYSKL, encoded by the exons ATGGCGCTAGTGTCGGTGCGTGATTACGAGCAACGGGCACACGAAATCATCCCTCGCAATGCTCTGGACTACTACCGGAGTGGTGCCGGCGACGAGCTGTCCCTTCACCTGAATCGAACCGGTTTCGACCGTCTCCGGATTCGACCCCGGATGCTGCAGGGTGGCTCCACACGCGACCTCACCTGTACCGTGTTCGGCGAACGCTTCGCCCTTCCCATTGCCATCTCACCCACGGCAATGCAACGAATGGCGCATCCCGAGGGTGAGGTGGCTAATGcgaaggcagccgccagccGACAGGTTCTCTTCACACTCAGCACCATCAGCACAAGCTCGATCGAAGAGGTGGCTGCCGCAACGCCGAACGCACCGAAGTGGTTCCAGCTGTACATCTACCGCGATCGGCAGCTAACGGAGGGTTTGGTGCGCCGTGCGGAAAAGGCCGGCTTTCGTGCGATCGTACTGACGGTGGATGCGCCCCTGTTTGGACTGCGGCGGGCAGATATGCGCAACAAGTTTTCGCTACCACCCCATCTGAC GATGGCAAACTTCGTTGGTAAAGCGGCAAACATTCGCAGCCAGGGAGGATCGGGCATCAACGAGTACATCGCGGAACAGCTAGATCCCACCCTGTCCTGGGAGGACGTGAAGTGGCTGCTCGGCTTCACCAAGCTGCCCGTCATCGTAAAAGGCATTCTAACGCGCGAGGACGCCATCATTGCGGCCGATCTTGGCGTGCAGGGTATATTCGTTTCGAACCATGGCGCACGCCAACTGGATTCCGTTCCCGCATCG ATTGAAGCTTTACCGGAAATTGTGGCCGCCGTTGGTGATCGGGTGGAAATATTCCTAGACGGAGGCATCACCCAAGGGACGGATGTGTTTAAGGCGCTGGCGCTCGGCGCTCGCATGGTATTCTTCGGCCGACCAGCCCTCTGGGGATTGGCCGTCAATGGGCAAGCGGGTGTGGAGCACGTGCTGGACATATTGCGCAACGAGTTGGACCTTACGATGGCCCTTGCCGGTTGCAAAACGCTCGCAGACATTACGAAGGACTATGTGGTTCATGAGAATTATTACAGTAAGCTTTAA